Proteins encoded together in one Vitis vinifera cultivar Pinot Noir 40024 chromosome 4, ASM3070453v1 window:
- the LOC100261098 gene encoding chorismate mutase 2 encodes MDLESVRDSLIRQEDTIVFSLIERAKFPINSWAYSPPQNGVDAFSASSFLHSFVRESEALHAKAGRYENPEENPFFPDDLPPSMVPTHDYKQVLHPAGSSINVNKTIWDIYLNKLLPLFAAEGDDGNYGLTAACDLACLQAISRRIHYGKFVAEVKFKESPEEYGPAIHDQDRAGLMKMLTFEAVEEMVKKRVEKKATVFGQEVNLSDNSKSKETYKVDPSVVSRLYEEWVMPLTKQVQVEYLLRRLD; translated from the exons ATGGACCTTGAATCAGTGAGAGACTCTTTGATCAGGCAAGAGGATACCATCGTTTTTAGCCTCATTGAGAGGGCCAAATTCCCCATCAATTCTTGGGCCTACTCTCCCCCTCAGAATGGAGTTGATGCATTTTCTGCCTCTTCTTTCCTTCACTCCTTTGTCAGGGAATCCGAGGCTCTTCACGCTAAG GCCGGTAGATATGAGAACCCAGAAGAAAATCCCTTTTTCCCAGATGATTTACCACCTTCAATGGTGCCAACCCATGATTATAAGCAG GTTTTGCATCCTGCAGGCTCTTCCATTAATGTAAACAAGACTATATGGGATATATACTTAAACAAACTGCTTCCATTGTTTGCTGCTGAGGGCGATGATGGCAACTATGGACTAACTGCAGCTTGTGATCTTGCATGTTTGCAG GCCATCTCTAGAAGGATTCACTATGGAAAATTCGTGGCCGAGGTTAAATTCAAGGAATCCCCAGAAGAATATGGGCCTGCAATCCATGATCAG GATAGAGCAGGTCTGATGAAAATGTTGACATTTGAGGCAGTAGAAGAGATGGTGAAGAAAAGGGTGGAGAAGAAAGCTACGGTTTTTGGACAGGAAGTTAACCTTAGTGACAATAGCAAAAGCAAAGAAACCTATAAAGTCGATCCCTCCGTGGTTTCTCGGCTGTATGAAGAATGGGTGATGCCACTCACCAAGCAAGTCCAAGTTGAGTATCTTCTTCGCCGCCTTGACTGA
- the LOC100256013 gene encoding DNA-directed RNA polymerases IV and V subunit 2, whose protein sequence is MGASDAKGDLGMSSSMGEKLSNGVQMEIDDDLMGSIEIDDLNKEYLKTFCKKVAVSFFNEYGLIQHQINSFNDFIKNGIQRVFDSFGEIPVEPGYDPSKRGEGDWRYASVRFGKVTLERPRVWAGESDGKESLNFLPRHARLQNMTYSSRMKAQVHFQVYTQKLVRSDKYKTGKDNKYVEKKVIFEDNRDILIGRIPVMVKSELCWMNGVERGDCEYDHGGYFLIKGAEKTFIAQEQICLKRLWVSSNPTWMVAYRPIWKRKRVYVKLEPPKDENNRGGEKVLTVYFSSTEIPIWILFFALGASSDKEVVDLIDFNIDDAGISNILVASIHEADREAEKKGMYFRRQGNAISFVDKLVKSCKFPPGESIQECISKYLFPNFSGVKQKARFLGYMVKCLLQAYTGRRKCDNRDDFRNKRLELAGELLERELRVHIRHAERRMVKAMQRELYGDRDLRPIENYLDASIITNGLSRAFSTGQWSHPFKRMERISGVVATLRRTNPLQMTADMRKTRQQVQYTGKVGDARYPHPSHWGKVCFLSTPDGENCGLVKNLAITGLVSTEVLDPLVDKLFDCGMEKLVDDTSTKLSGKNKVFLDGDWVGVCEDPISFVVELRTKRRHKELPQQVEIKRDEQQGEVRIFSDAGRILRPLLVVENLKKVKTFKGDDFTFQSLLDKGIVELIGAEEEEDCSTAWGIKYLLKGHDDPPVKYTHCELDMSFLLGLSCGIIPYANHDHARRVLYQSEKHSQQAIGFSTTNPNIRVDTLSHQLYYPQRPLFRTMISDCLGKPGYSEGHKGIVPRPEYFNGQIAIVAVNVHLGYNQEDSLVMNRASLERGMFRSEHIRSYKSEVDNNESLDKKRKSEDSVHFGKMQSKIGRVDSLDDDGFPFIGANLQNGDIVIGRCAESGVDHSIKLKHTERGMVQKVVVSANDDGKNFAVVSLRQVRTPCLGDKFSSMHGQKGVLGFLESQENFPFTIQGIVPDIVINPHAFPSRQTPGQLLEAALGKGIACGGLLRHATPFSTLSVDAIADQLHRAGFSRWGHERVYNGRTGEMLRSLIFMGPTFYQRLIHMAEDKVKFRNTGPVHPLTRQPVSDRKRFGGIKFGEMERDCLIAHGAAANLHERLFTLSDSAYMHICRRCKNISNVIQRSVAGGRKVRGPYCRYCESSEEIVKVNVPYGAKLLCQELFSMGISLKFETQLC, encoded by the exons ATGGGGGCATCTGATGCCAAGGGAGATTTGGGCATGAGCAGTAGTATGGGTGAAAAGCTTTCAAACGGAGTCCAAATGGAAATAGATGATGATCTGATGGGCTCAATCGAGATAGACGACTTAAACaaagaatatttgaaaacattttgcAAAAAGGTTGCGGTATCATTCTTTAATGAGTATGGACTCATTCAGCATCAGATCAACTCCTTCAACGACTTCATCAAAAATGGAATTCAAAGGGTTTTTGATTCTTTTGGCGAGATCCCTGTGGAGCCTGGGTATGACCCATCTAAGAGGGGAGAGGGTGATTGGAGATACGCTTCTGTGAGGTTCGGGAAGGTCACCCTTGAACGGCCGAGGGTATGGGCTGGTGAATCAGATGGTAAGGAGTCCCTGAATTTTTTGCCGAGACATGCACGTCTTCAGAACATGACGTACTCATCTCGGATGAAAGCTCAAGTTCATTTCCAG GTATATACTCAGAAACTTGTAAGAAGTGACAAGTACAAAACTGGAAAAGACAACAAGTATGTTGAGAAGAAGGTTATATTCGAAGATAACAGGGACATATTAATTGGGAGGATCCCTGTGATGGTGAAGTCAGAACTATGTTGGATGAATGGTGTCGAGAGAGGTGACTGTGAATATGATCATGGAGGATATTTTTTGATCAAGGGTGCAGAGAAA ACATTCATTGCACAAGAACAGATTTGTTTGAAGAGACTGTGGGTTTCCAGTAATCCAACTTGGATGGTTGCATACCGGCCAAtctggaaaaggaaaagagTATATGTTAAATTAGAACCTccaaaagatgaaaataatagaGGAGGAGAAAAAGTTCTTACAGTGTATTTTTCATCAACAGAGATTCCCATTTGGATATTGTTTTTTGCGCTTGGTGCATCGTCAGACAAGGAAGTTGTTGATTTGATTGATTTCAACATTGATGATGCTGGTATTTCAAATATTCTTGTTGCATCTATTCATGAAGCGGACAGGGAAGCAGAAAAGAAAGGCATGTACTTCCGTAGACAAGGCAATGCTATCAGCTTTGTAGATAAACTTGTGAAAAGTTGTAAATTTCCTCCTGGAGAAAGTATTCAAGAATGCATTAGCAAGTATTTGTTTCCCAACTTTAGTGGCGTCAAGCAAAAGGCTCGCTTTCTTGGGTATATGGTGAAGTGTCTTCTACAAGCCTATACTGGGCGCAGAAAATGTGATAACAGAGATGATTTCAGAAACAAAAGATTAGAATTGGCTGGTGAGCTGCTTGAGCGAGAGCTTAGAGTGCACATTAGACATGCTGAAAGGCGCATGGTAAAAGCTATGCAGAGAGAACTTTATGGAGATCGTGACCTGCGACCTATTGAAAATTATCTGGATGCTTCCATTATCACCAATGGTCTTTCCAGGGCATTCTCAACTGGGCAATGGTCCCATCCTTTCAAGAGGATGGAAAGGATATCTGGTGTAGTGGCAACTCTTAGACGAACAAATCCCTTGCAGATGACAGCTGACATGAGGAAAACACGTCAGCAGGTCCAATACACAGGAAAGGTTGGGGATGCCAGATACCC ACACCCTTCTCACTGGGGGAAGGTTTGCTTTCTCTCTACTCCGGATGGTGAAAATTGTGGGCTTGTAAAAAATTTGGCCATTACAGGACTTGTCTCAACAGAGGTATTGGATCCATTGGTTGATAAATTGTTTGATTGTGGAATGGAGAAACTGGTAGATGATACCTCTACCAAGCTGTCTGGAAAGAATAAAGTTTTTCTGGATGGTGACTGGGTTGGAGTATGCGAAGATCCCATTTCATTTGTTGTGGAGCTAAGAACTAAACGGCGGCACAAGGAATTGCCTCAACAG GTGGAAATCAAAAGAGACGAACAACAAGGAGAAGTTCGCATTTTTTCTGACGCTGGAAGGATTCTACGTCCTCTCTTAGTAGTTGAGAATTTAAAGAAGGTTAAAACATTTAAAGGGGATGATTTTACTTTCCAGTCTCTTTTGGACAAGGGAATCGTGGAGCTCATTGGAgctgaggaagaagaagattgcTCTACAGCATGGGGCATTAAATACCTCTTAAAGGGACATGATGACCCACCGGTGAAATACACACATTGTGAACTTGATATGTCTTTTTTATTAGGGTTAAGTTGTGGAATAATCCCTTATGCAAATCATGACCATGCAAGGAGAGTACTATACCAGTCTGAGAAGCACTCTCAACAGGCTATTGGTTTTTCCACAACGAACCCTAATATTAGAGTGGATACCCTCTCTCACCAACTATACTACCCTCAGAGGCCACTTTTTCGGACAATGATTTCTGATTGTCTGGGAAAACCAGGATATTCAGAAGGTCATAAAGGAATAGTGCCAAGGCCTGAATACTTCAATGGGCAGATTGCCATTGTTGCAGTTAATGTTCACCTGGGGTACAACCAAGAGGACTCATTGGTAATGAACCGGGCTTCATTAGAGCGTGGTATGTTTCGTTCAGAGCACATAAGAAGTTATAAATCTGAGGTCGACAATAATGAATCATTGGACAAAAAGCGAAAGTCCGAGGACTCTGTACATTTTGGAAAGATGCAGAGTAAAATTGGACGTGTTGACAGCCTTGATGATGATGGTTTTCCATTCATCGGTGCAAACCTGCAGAATGGTGATATTGTCATTGGAAGGTGTGCAGAATCTGGGGTTGATCACAGCATAAAACTGAAGCATACTGAGAGGGGCATGGTTCAAAAGGTTGTGGTGTCAGCAAATGATGATGGAAAAAATTTTGCTGTAGTATCTCTGAGACAG GTCCGAACTCCATGCCTTGGAGACAagttttcaagcatgcatgggCAAAAGGGTGTTCTGGGGTTTCTAGAGTCCCAGGAGAACTTCCCTTTCACAATACAAGGAATAGTTCCAGATATTGTAATAAACCCACATGCATTTCCTTCACGTCAGACTCCTGGTCAATTGCTAGAGGCTGCTTTGGGAAAGGGGATTGCCTGTGGTGGTTTGCTGAGACATGCCACCCCTTTCTCCACCCTCTCTGTGGATGCAATAGCAGATCAACTTCACAG GGCTGGATTTTCAAGATGGGGACATGAAAGGGTGTACAATGGACGCACTGGAGAAATGCTTCGCTCACTCATATTTATGGGGCCAACATTCTACCAGCGCCTGATTCACATGGCTGAGGATAAAGTAAAGTTCCGCAACACGGGGCCAGTCCACCCGCTCACCCGTCAGCCAGTGTCGGATCGGAAGCGCTTTGGTGGGATCAAATTTGGGGAGATGGAGCGCGACTGCCTCATTGCTCACGGTGCTGCAGCAAATCTACATGAACGTCTCTTCACCCTCAGCGACTCAGCCTATATGCACATCTGTCGGAGATGCAAGAATATATCGAATGTGATCCAGCGTTCTGTGGCGGGTGGGCGGAAGGTAAGGGGCCCGTATTGTCGATACTGCGAGTCTTCTGAGGAAATAGTGAAGGTGAACGTGCCATATGGGGCGAAGTTGTTGTGCCAGGAGCTCTTCAGCATGGGCATATCTTTGAAGTTTGAGACCCAGCTGTGTTAA